TGTACCGGCAGTGCTCCACCGGCCATCACCACCACCTGGTCTGCCGGCAGTGCGGCAGCACCGTCGAGGTGGAGGGGCCGACCGTCGAGGCGTGGGCCGATTCCATTGCCGCCGAGCACGGTTTCACCGATATCAGCCACACCATGGAGATCTTCGGAACCTGCCAGAACTGCGGCGCCAAGGGCTGAACCGCGGCGCCGAGAGCTGAGCGGGCGTCCCCCGCGGGAACGCGCGGGGGACAAGGCTGACATGCAACTGTCACCTAGGCAAGAACGAATATTCGTTTTAATTTGGGCGCATGCCCAGAGTCAGCGAGGAACACCTGGAACGCCGCCGGCAGCAGATACTCGACGCCGCCCAGACCTGCTTCGCCCGAAAGGGCCTGCACGCCACCACCATGCAGGACGTCTTCGCCGAATCCGGACTCTCCGCCGGAGCGGTCTACCGCTACTTCAAATCCAAGAACGACATCGTCGAGGCGCTGTCCACCGACGCCACCGTCGATGTGCGCGCCGCGCTCAGCGAGGCCGTCTACAGCGACCCGCTGCCCACCCCGCCAGAACTGGTCCGCATCATGAGCACGGCCATCGTCCGCCTGAGCGCGCCGAGCGGCCCGGTCCGCATCATCCCCCAGGCGTGGTCGCTGGCCCTCACCGACCCGAACATCGCCGACTACGTCCGCACCGGCATCCTCGGCATCCGCCGGCTGTGGCTCGACTACGCCGACCGCATGCGCGAGGTCGGCTGGCTCCCCCCGGACGCCGACACCGACGCGGTCGCCAAGATCTTCCTCGGTCTGCTGCCGGGCTTCATCCTCCAGCACCTCATCCTCGGCGACGCCGACCCGGACACCTTCGCCCGCGGCATCGCCGAGATCCTCCCCGACTACCGTGCGGCGGTCGCCGCGGCCCAGTCGACCCCGGCCTGAGCCGGCGCGAAATTTCTAGGGCAGCAAGCCCTGTCGGGCGCGGCTGGCGCCCGAGAGCGTGAGCAGCAGCAGGGTGGCCAGCGGTTCGTCCTCCAGGCCGGCGGCCGGGAAGGTGTAGCGCAGGATCACGTCGGCGAGCTTCTCCCGCGAGATGACGGTGAGGGTGCCGAACTGCAGGGCGGCATTGCGCTCGGCGACGCGCTTGTGCAGCTGCGGTTTGATCGGGCGGTCCCAGGCCAGGATACACATGAGCGCCAGCACATCCAGACCCGGCGAGAGGTTGACCCCGCGCAGCGAGCACAGCGCGCCCTCGTATTCGAAGCCGAGGGCGGACTCCTCCTCGCGGACGTCGACGCCGTAGCGCTCGAGCAGCGTTTTGGCACGCAACTGGAGTTCTTCGGCCGGAGTCAGCTGATCGGTCATTTCACACCTCCAAAGCGACGGTCGCGCTTGGCGTACTCGAGGCAGGCGTCCCACAGGTTGCGGCGGTCGAAATCGGGGAAAAGCGTGTGCTGATAGACGAATTCGGCGTACGCGGACTGCCAGATCAGGAAGTTGGAGCTGCGCAGCTCCCCGGAGGGCCGCAGGAACAGGTCCACATCCGGCATATCGGGTTCGTCCAGGAAGCGGGCGACGGTGGCCTCGGTGACCTTCTCCGGATCGAGTTCCCCGGCGGCCACCCGGCGCGCGATTTCCCGTGCGGCGTCGGCGATCTCGGCGCGACCGCCGTAGTTGACGCACATGGTGAGGGTCATCACCGTATTGTCGCGCGTCAGCTCCTCGGCGATCTCCAATTCCTTGATCACGCTGCGCCACAGGCGCGGTCGCCGACCGGCCCACCGCACCCGCACGCCCATCTCGTGCATCTCGTCGCGGCGGCGGCGGATCACGTCACGGTTGAAGCCCATGAGAAAGCGCACCTCGTCGGGGCTGCGCTTCCAGTTCTCGGTGGAGAAGGCATACGCCGACAGCCACTGCACGCCCATCTCGATACAGCCCTCGACGGTGTCCATGAGCACCGCCTCGCCGCGCTCGTGCCCGGCGGTGCGCGGCAGCCCGCGCTCCTGCGCCCACCGGCCATTCCCGTCCATCACCAGCGCCACATGCCGGGGCACGAACTCCGCCGGAATGGCGGGCGGCGTCGCTCCCGACGGGTGCGGCGACGGCGGCCGCACAACCCGCTGCTCGAGCTGCTCAGTCGAGGATTTCCGAGTACCGATCACGCCCACCATCCTGCCCGACGCTCCCGGACGGCGGACGCCACCCACACCATTACCCCCGGACCTCCACATTTCCTCCACCGAGCGGCGGACCGGTCGCCGGTCAGCCCGGGAGGGTGTCGACGTAGGCGCGGTAGGTGCCGAAGGGCAGGACCGCGTCGTAGACGAGATCACCGGCGGGATCGAATTCCGAGATGCGCGGCGTCATGCCCCAGCTGACCAGAGTGTCGCCGTTGGGCAGGGTTTCGGCATTGCCCATGGCGGGTGTCACCAGCGCCTCGGGGTGCCGCTGGTCGCGGACCAGGCTCGCGCGCCCGGCCGCGGCGTCGATGTGGATCCACTCCACGCTCGACGGGCCCCGCGATTCGAGGCCGCTGGAATTGTTGTCGAACAGCCGCAGCGTGGACGCATCGACGAATTCGGCGTCGTGCTGGAAGGCGAAGGCGACGTCCGGGTCGGCGGCCAGGGTCGGATGCTTGCCGCCGAGCTGCCAGCGAATATCGCCGGTAGTCGGATCGATGTCGTACACGGCGGCCGTATTGCGCAGGGACACAACCAGATTCCCGGACGGATCGAGGCTGATCGAGTTCATGTGGTACGGGTCGTAGACGTCGCCGGCGAGTTTGCCGTTGGTCTCGGATTCGGTCAGCGGCACATGCTCGGCCGCGCTCCAGCGGAACAGCTGCTTGCCGGTGGCCACATCGATCACGAGGGCGACGGTGTCGAACAGCTTGCCGTTCGCCGGGCCGCCGATGGCAGTGAGATCGGCGTCCACCTGCGGATACGAGGTGAGCAGCGCGTGTCCGTCGGGGGTGAGCCGGAATTCGTGCACATCCGCTCCGGCCCCGCCCGGGTCGACGGTGGCGAGCACGTGGAAGTTCTCGTCGGCGATGATCCCGACACCGGAGCCGTGCCCGGCGACCGTGCTGCCCTGCCACCAGGTCAGCACCTTGCGGCCCTGGTAGATCTGGGTGCGGAAGTTCGAAACATCCTGTCCCGCAGGCGGTTCGTAGCGAGCGATCTCCTTGCCGGAGCGGTCGGCGATGATATTGGCGGGCTTGCCGCCGGGCAGCGCCTGGGCGACCGCGCCCAGGCCGGGCACCAGCGCGGCGGCGCTCACGCCGCTGGTGTAATAGAGGAATCCGGCGCTCTCACTGGGCTTTTCGACCTTCACCGTGTACGCGAAGCCGCCGAACGGCAGGCTCGGGGTGACCGGCTGCGCCGATGCGGCGGCGGTGCCGAGGGCGGCGAGGACGGCGGTGGCGGCCAGCGCCGTCGACAGGCGGGCGGGTTTTCGAGTGGGGGCGAGGAACACGCCGTGAACTTTAGGCCGACTAACGGTCGAGGTCGCTGTATCGAATCTCACTGATCCAGAACCCTGTTCGGGGACCCGCTGAGCGGGACTCCCAGGGTGTCGCGGCCGCCCACGCGGGAAGTCAGCCGATGGCGGCTTCGGCACGCTCGACGGCCTCGTGCGGGCGAGTGCGCTCGATGAGCGGCAGCGTGCGTAGCTGGCGTTCGAGATGCCACTGCAGATGCGCGGCGATGAGACCGCTGGCCTGGCGGCGCAGCGCGTCGGGAACGCCGTCGATGCCGTCCCAGTCGCCGCGATTGAGGGCGCTCATATGGTCGAGGACCCCGAGCATGGGGGTGGCCGCGCCGGGCGGGCGGCAGTGCACGCACACCGCGCCGCCCGCCGCCACGTGGAAGGCGCGATGCGGGCCGGGCGTAGCGCAGCGGGCGCACTCCTCGAGAGCCGGGGCCCAGCCCGCGAAACCCATGGCGCGCAACAGGAAAGCGTCGAGAATCAGTTCGTGCGGACGGCGGCCCAGCGCGATGGCCCGCAGCGCGCCCGCGGTGAGCGTGTGCAGCCGCGGCGCGGGCGCGCGCTCCTCACCCGCCAGGCGTTCGGCGGTCTCGAGCACCGCGCAGGCGGTGGTGTAGCGGCCGTAGTCGGCGACGATATCGGCGGCGAACGTCTCGACCGTGTGCACCTGGGTGACGGTGTCGAGATTGCGCCCCGGATGCAACTGCACATCCACGTACGCGAACGGCTCCAGCCGCGCCCCGAACTTCGACCGAGTCCGCCGCACCCCCTTGGCAACCGCGCGCACCAGACCGTGCTGCCGGGTCAGCAGCGTGACGATACGGTCGGCCTCGCCCAGCTTGTGCTGGCGCAACACCACCGCATGATCCCGATACAAGCGCACCGCAACAGTCTCGCACGGGCGACCGACCGGCCGCCGACGAGTCGCCCCCGTGTGCCGCTAGAACCCGAGTTTGCCGAGTTGCTTCGGGTCGCGTTGCCAGTCCTTGGCCACCTTGACGTGGAGGTGGAGGTAGATGCGGGTGCCCAGGATGTGCTCGATCTGCTTGCGGGCGTTGGTGCCTACCTCTTTGAGGCGAGAACCGCCCTTGCCGATGATGATGGCCTTCTGGCTGGGGCGTTCGACGTAGAGCAGGGCGTGGACGTCGAGCATGCCTTCGGCGGAGCGGCGGCCCTCGGTGTCGGTGTCCTCGTTCTCCTCGCGTTCGAGGACCTCCTCGATCACCACGGCCAGCGAGTGCGGGAGCTCGTCGCGGACGCCTTCGAGGGCGGCCTCACGAATGAGCTCGGCCATCAGGACTTCCTCGGGCTCGTCGGTGAGTTCGCCGTCGGGGTAGAAGGCGGGGCCCTCGGGCATCTGGGCGGCGATGACGTCGATGAGGACCTCGACCTGTTCGCCCTTGACCGCGGACACCGGGACCACCTCGGCCTCGGGGCCGAGCAGCTGGGAGACGGCCATCAGCTGGTGGGCGACCTGGTCGCGGCTCACCTTGTCGATCTTGGTGACCACGCCGAGCAGGGTGGTCTTGGGGGCCATGGTCTTGATCTGCTCGACGATCCAGCGGTCACCGGGGCCGATCTTCTCGTCGGCGGGAATGCAGACGGCGATCACGTCCACTTCCGAATAGGTGTCGCGCACCAGATCGTTGAGCCGCTGTCCGAGCAGGGTGCGCGGGCGGTGCAGGCCCGGCGTGTCGACCAGGATGAGCTGGGCGTGCTCGCGGTGCACGATGCCGCGGATGGTGTGGCGGGTGGTTTGCGGCCGCGAGGAGGTGATCGCGATCTTCTGCCCCACCATGGCATTGGTCAGCGTGGACTTGCCGGTATTCGGGCGTCCCACGAAACACACGAAGCCGGAACGGAATTCGACCTCGTCACCCTGCTTGCCGCTCATTCGAAGACCTCCGATTCGGTGTCGAGATCGAGACTTTCCGGGACATCCCGCTCCCCCACCGCATTGCCGGCCTCGGCCTCCAGCACGTCGAAGACCGCACCCTTGGCGTCGGTGAAGATGATGCGCGCGGACGGCGACACCTCACGCGCCGCCGTCACACCCGGATCGGACAGCTTGCCCGCGACCACCACGGCCGCCTCGAAACCCGCTGCGCCACTGGAGATCGCGGCCGCGACGGCCGCCTGCAGCGCGGTCAGCCGCAGCGCCGCCAGCTCCACCGTCCCGGCCGCGTAGGTGCGGCCGTCGATATCGCGCACGGCCGCGCCGCCGGCGCCGCCGGTGCGGCCCATCGCGCCCCGGGCGAGCACCAGCAGCTTGCCGTCCTCGGCGTCCAGTTCAATCATCGGCCTCTCCGTCCTCGTGTGCGTCGCCGCTCGGGTTGCGTGCCGCGGGTTCGCTTTTCGTCTTCTCGGCCGGGCGCACCACCACCGTGTGGATGCGCATGCGGCCGCGCGCGTCGGCGCCGCCCTCGCCCTTCAACTGCAGGCCGTGAATGACGGCCTTGGAGCCGGGCAGCGGGACGCGGCCCAGAGCGTGGGCGAGCAGGCCGCCGACGGTGTCGACGTCCTCCTCCTCGATCTTCATGTCGAACAGCTCGCCCAGATCGTCCACCGGCAGGCGCGCCGACACCCGGAAGCGGTCGCTGCCGATCTGCTCGATCGGCGCGATCTCGTCCTTGTCGTACTCGTCGGCGATCTCGCCCACGATCTCCTCGAGAATGTCCTCGATGGTGACCAGGCCCGCGATGCCGCCGTATTCGTCGACCAGCAGCGCCATATGGTTGCGGCGGCGCTGCATCTCGTCGAGCAGCGCGTCCAGGGTCTTGGAGTCCGGCATGAACACGGCAGGCCGCATGACCTGCCGCACCTTCACCTTGCGACCCCGATCCGCGTACGGCACAAGGTCTTTGAGGTAGACGACGCCGAGAATATCGTCGACGTTCTCGCCCACCACCGGGATGCGCGAGTGTCCGGACCGCACCGCCAGCGACATCGCCTGCGCGGCGGTCTTTTCCGCCTCGATCCACACCATCTCGGTGCGCGGCACCATGACCTCGCGGGCGGGGGTGGTGTCGAGTTCGAACACCGACTGGATCATGCGGCGCTCGTCGGCGTCCACGACGCCGCGCTCACCGGCCAGATCCACCACCTCGCGCAGCTCGATCTCGGAAGCGAAGGGGCCGTTGCGAAATCCCTTACCGGGGGTGATCGCATTACCGATCAGGATCAGCAGCCGGCTGATCGGGCCCAGCAGCGAGCCGATCGCCTGCAGCGGCAGCGACGCGCCCAGCGCCAGCGAATACGCGTGCTGGCGGCCCAGCGTGCGCGGGCCCACACCGATGACCAGATAGTCGACCAGCACCATGACGGCCGCGGTGATGAGCAGTGCGGTGGCCTCGCCCAGCCAGTCCATCAGCACCGCCGCCAGCAGCACGGTCGCGGTGATCTCGCACGTGAGGCGCAGCAGCACCATGAGATTCACGTAGCGGGGCCGATCGGCGATGATGCGCGCCAGCCGTGCCGCCCCCGTGCGATCGGCGCGCACCAGATCCTCCACCCGGGCGGGCGAGATGGTGTTGAGCGCCGAATCCAGCGCCGCGAAGACGCCGCCCGCCGGGACCAGGACGATCGCCAGCAGGAGCAGAACGAATGAATTCACGCCGGGCCCAAGGGATCACCGGGGGTGTCGGTGAATCCGGTCTTGCCCAGCAGCCGCTGATCGCGGTCGGCCAGTTCCGCGCGGCGCAGCTCCTGGCGGACATGCTCGTACCAGCCCTCCAGCAGGGAGGCCTGCAGCGCGAACATCTCCTTCTCCTCCTCGGGCTCGGCGTGGTCGTAGCCGAGGAGATGCAGGACGCCGTGCACGGTCAGCAGCGCCAGCTCGTGATCCATGGCGTGCCCGGCCTTCTCGGCCTGCTGGGCCGCGAACTCCGGGCAGAGCACGATATCGCCGAGCATGGACGGGCCGGGCTCGGCGGCATCGGGGCGGCCGCCCGGTTCCAGCTCGTCCATGGGGAAGCTCATGACGTCGGTCGGGCCGGGCAGGTCCATCCAGCGCATGTGCAGGTCGGCCATGGTGTCGAGATCGACCAGCACCATCGACAGCTCGGCCGCCGGATGGACGTCCATCTGCCCGATCACGAAGCGCGCGACGCTGACCAGTTCTTCTTCGGATACCTCGATACCCGATTCGTTGGCGATCTCGATGCTCACCCGAACAGCCTAGTGGCCGGGCTCAGTGGCGGTCTCCCCGGCTCGCGGCACGCCGCTGCGCCCGATTGCCCGGATAGTGAACCGCCGCCGGCGGCCGCGTCTCCGACTCGAACCGCTCGTACGCGTCCACGATCGCCCCGACCAACCGGTGCCGGACGACATCCGCGCTGGTGAGCTCGGCGATGTGAATATCGTCGAGGCCGTGCAGGATCTCCGTGGCCGCCCGCAAGCCCGACCGTGAACCGTTGGGCAGATCGACCTGGGTGATGTCACCGGTCACCACGATCTTCGAGCCGAAGCCCAGCCGGGTGAGGAACATCTTCATCTGCTCGGCCGTGGTGTTCTGGGCTTCGTCGAGAATGATGAACGAATCGTTCAGGGTCCGGCCGCGCATGTAGGCCAGGGGGGCGACCTCGATGACGCCAGCCTGCATGAGCTTCGGGATCGCCTCGGGATCCATCATGTCGTGCAGGGCGTCGTAGAGCGGGCGTAGGTACGGGTCGATCTTCTCGTTCAGGGTGCCCGGCAGGAAGCCCAGCCGTTCCCCCGCCTCGACCGCGGGCCGGGTCAGGATGATGCGGTTGACCTGCTTGGTCTGCAACGCCTGCACGGCCTTGGCCATGGCCAGATACGTCTTACCGGTACCGGCCGGGCCCACCCCGAACACGATGGTGTGCGCGTCGATGGCGTCGACGTAGCGCTTCTGGTTGAGGGTCTTGGGCCGGATGGTCTTGCCGCGCCGGGACAGGATGTCCAGGCTCAGCACCTCCGCCGGGGAGTCCGAGGAGCCCTCGGTGAGCATGGAGTAGGTGTGCCGGACCGCCTCGGGCGTGACCACCCGATTGCGCGCGGTGAGCGCGACCAACTGGGCCACCACTCGCTCGGCCAGCGCGACATCGGCGGGCTTGCCGGTCAGCGTCACGGAATTGCCGCGGACATGGATGTCGGCAATGAGCAGGCGCTCGAGTTCACGCAGGTTCTCGTCAGCCGAACCCAGGAATCCGAACACCGACTCCGGTGCCAATTCGATGCTGGAACGAACGGTCCGCCCCGCCGGTCCGGAACCGTTGCCGTCGGCCCCGATGCCGACAGTAGGGATGCTCTGATCGCCGATTTCGCCTGGGTTTCTCAAAAGTGCCGATGCCCTGCTTTCCGGTCTCGATGGCGCACGCGTTGACAGAAGTTTACCGCCGCCCACCGACACCGCCCAGTGAATAAGCCGCTACCAGCAGGCGAAACAACGCCGCGTCATCCAACTGCCGCACCCCCGATTCCATTTCGTGCCGCAACCGGCCGCGGGCTACCAGCGCGGCGTGAGCGCGCCGAGGGCGCCGAGGGCGACCGCCGCGGCCGTGGACGTGCGCAACACGGTGGGGCCGAGCTGCACGACGTCGGCGCCGGCGTCGGTGAGGGCCTTCAGTTCCGAATCGTCCAGGCCGCCTTCGGGGCCGACGATGAGGATCACTTCGGGGACGCCCTCGAAAGACATTTCGGTCAAACGGAATTCGCCGGATTCGTGGAGGGCGGCGACCAGGGCGCCGTTCGCCTTTGCGGCACGGACCAATTCGAGCAGGTCACGGGTGGTGTGCAGGTCGGCTACGTCGGGGATGTAGGCGCGGCGGGATTGGCGGGCCGCCTGCTTGGCGGCGGCGCGCCACTTCTCGACGCCCTTGCGGGCCTTGGCTTCCCAGTTGGAGACGCAGCGCAGAGCCTGCCAGGGGACGATGGCGTCCGCGCCCGCCTCGGTCATGAGTTCGACCGCGAGTTCGGAGCGGTCGGATTTGGGGAGGGCCTGGACCACGGTCACCTGGGGCGTCCAGGGTTCGGCGACCCGCTTGGACAGCACCTTCAGCTCGAGGCGATCCTTCGCGGCCGCAACCACTTCCGAGTCGGCGAGGATCCCGTGCCCGTCGGAGAGGGTGAGGGCTTCCCCGACCCGGATGCGGCGCACCGTGGCGGCGTGACGGCCCTCGGGGCCGTCCAGGACCGCGGTCGCACCCGGTTCGGGGATGTCGTCGAGGTAGAAGACGGTGGCGGCCAACGGATCAGCGTCCGCTGAAGGATGCGCGCAGGCGCGCGAACAGGCCCGAGTTGTGCTCGGACTGAGCGGTCATCACCTCGGTGTGCTCGTTGACCCGCATACCCTTGTACTTGCGCAGCAGGTCGGCCTGCTTGGCGTCGAGCTTGGTCGGCACCACGATGTCGAGGTGCGCGATCAGGTCGCCGCGGGAGTTGGCGCGCAGCTTGGGCATGCCGTGGCCGCGCAGCACCGACGCCTCGCCGGGCTGGGTGCCCGCCGGGATGGTCAGCTCGACCGGGCCGTCGAGGATGGTGTCGATGACCACCGTGGTGCCCAGCGCCGCGTCGACCATGGGGACGCGGATGGTGCAGTGCAGGTCGTCGGCGTCGCGCACGAAGGTGTCGTGCGGCTGCTCGACGATCTCCACGTACAGGTCACCGGCCGGACCGCCGCCCGGGCCGACCTCGCCCTGTGCGGCCAGGCGCACCCGCATGCCGTTGGCGACACCGGCCGGGATCGGCGCGGCGATCTCGCGGCGCGAACGCACGCGGCCGTCACCACCGCACTTGCGGCACGGATCCGGGATGGTCTCGCCCGCGCCACGGCAGGTGGGGCACGGCCGCGAGGTCATGACCTGGCCGAGGAAGGACCGCTGCACGGTCTGCACTTCGCCCGCGCCGCCACAGGTTTCGCAGCGCACCGGCTTGGAGTTGCCGTTGGTGCCCGCGCCCTGGCACAGGTCGCAGAGAATCGCGGTGTCGACGGTCAGATGCTTGGTGACGCCGACCGCGCACTCCTGCAACGAGAGTCGGGTGCGCAGCAGCGAATCCGCGCCCGCCTGCACGCGACCGCGCGGCTTGCGCGCGCCGCCGCCGGAGGCGTTCATGCCGCCGAAGAAGGCCTCGAACACATCCCCGAGGCCGCCGAAGCCCGCCCCGGAGAACCCGCCGCCCATGCCGCCGCCGGATTCCAGCGGGTCGCCGCCGAGGTCGACGATCCGGCGCTTCTCCGGATCCGACAGCACCTCGTAGGCGGTGGAGACCTCGCGGAACTTCTCCTGGGCCTCCGGTTCCGGATTGACGTCGGGATGCAGTTCACGCGCCAACTTGCGGTAGGCGCGCTTGATCTCCTGGTCGGTCGCACCCTGTGCGACGCCGAGCAGTGCGTAATAGTCCCGTGCCACGTGCGCTCTCTAGTCCTGTTTCGTCTGCTTGCTCACCGTTCGGCGAGCACCTCACCGATGTATCGGGCGACGGCCGCCACCGAGGCAATGGTCCCCGGGTAGTCCATGCGGGTCGGCCCCAATACCCCCATGCCTCCGAGAACGGTACCGGGCATCCCGTAACCGGTGGAAACCACCGCCGTCCCACGCATCTGCTCGAGCTTGGTCTCCTCGCCGATCTGCACCGTCACGGTACCCGGGACCTGCGCCGCGGCCAGCAGCTTCAGCACGATCACCTGTTCCTCGAGCGCCTCGAGCACGGTGCGCAGCGAACCCGGGAAGCCGTTGCCGGCGAAGTCGGCCGCATTGCGGGTGAGGTTGGCGGTGCCGCCGAGGACCAGGCGTTCCTCGGGGTGTTC
This sequence is a window from Nocardia yunnanensis. Protein-coding genes within it:
- a CDS encoding TetR/AcrR family transcriptional regulator translates to MPRVSEEHLERRRQQILDAAQTCFARKGLHATTMQDVFAESGLSAGAVYRYFKSKNDIVEALSTDATVDVRAALSEAVYSDPLPTPPELVRIMSTAIVRLSAPSGPVRIIPQAWSLALTDPNIADYVRTGILGIRRLWLDYADRMREVGWLPPDADTDAVAKIFLGLLPGFILQHLILGDADPDTFARGIAEILPDYRAAVAAAQSTPA
- a CDS encoding isoprenyl transferase gives rise to the protein MVGVIGTRKSSTEQLEQRVVRPPSPHPSGATPPAIPAEFVPRHVALVMDGNGRWAQERGLPRTAGHERGEAVLMDTVEGCIEMGVQWLSAYAFSTENWKRSPDEVRFLMGFNRDVIRRRRDEMHEMGVRVRWAGRRPRLWRSVIKELEIAEELTRDNTVMTLTMCVNYGGRAEIADAAREIARRVAAGELDPEKVTEATVARFLDEPDMPDVDLFLRPSGELRSSNFLIWQSAYAEFVYQHTLFPDFDRRNLWDACLEYAKRDRRFGGVK
- a CDS encoding arylsulfotransferase family protein; its protein translation is MFLAPTRKPARLSTALAATAVLAALGTAAASAQPVTPSLPFGGFAYTVKVEKPSESAGFLYYTSGVSAAALVPGLGAVAQALPGGKPANIIADRSGKEIARYEPPAGQDVSNFRTQIYQGRKVLTWWQGSTVAGHGSGVGIIADENFHVLATVDPGGAGADVHEFRLTPDGHALLTSYPQVDADLTAIGGPANGKLFDTVALVIDVATGKQLFRWSAAEHVPLTESETNGKLAGDVYDPYHMNSISLDPSGNLVVSLRNTAAVYDIDPTTGDIRWQLGGKHPTLAADPDVAFAFQHDAEFVDASTLRLFDNNSSGLESRGPSSVEWIHIDAAAGRASLVRDQRHPEALVTPAMGNAETLPNGDTLVSWGMTPRISEFDPAGDLVYDAVLPFGTYRAYVDTLPG
- the recO gene encoding DNA repair protein RecO, producing MRLYRDHAVVLRQHKLGEADRIVTLLTRQHGLVRAVAKGVRRTRSKFGARLEPFAYVDVQLHPGRNLDTVTQVHTVETFAADIVADYGRYTTACAVLETAERLAGEERAPAPRLHTLTAGALRAIALGRRPHELILDAFLLRAMGFAGWAPALEECARCATPGPHRAFHVAAGGAVCVHCRPPGAATPMLGVLDHMSALNRGDWDGIDGVPDALRRQASGLIAAHLQWHLERQLRTLPLIERTRPHEAVERAEAAIG
- the era gene encoding GTPase Era; its protein translation is MSGKQGDEVEFRSGFVCFVGRPNTGKSTLTNAMVGQKIAITSSRPQTTRHTIRGIVHREHAQLILVDTPGLHRPRTLLGQRLNDLVRDTYSEVDVIAVCIPADEKIGPGDRWIVEQIKTMAPKTTLLGVVTKIDKVSRDQVAHQLMAVSQLLGPEAEVVPVSAVKGEQVEVLIDVIAAQMPEGPAFYPDGELTDEPEEVLMAELIREAALEGVRDELPHSLAVVIEEVLEREENEDTDTEGRRSAEGMLDVHALLYVERPSQKAIIIGKGGSRLKEVGTNARKQIEHILGTRIYLHLHVKVAKDWQRDPKQLGKLGF
- a CDS encoding cytidine deaminase, with the translated sequence MIELDAEDGKLLVLARGAMGRTGGAGGAAVRDIDGRTYAAGTVELAALRLTALQAAVAAAISSGAAGFEAAVVVAGKLSDPGVTAAREVSPSARIIFTDAKGAVFDVLEAEAGNAVGERDVPESLDLDTESEVFE
- a CDS encoding hemolysin family protein, with protein sequence MNSFVLLLLAIVLVPAGGVFAALDSALNTISPARVEDLVRADRTGAARLARIIADRPRYVNLMVLLRLTCEITATVLLAAVLMDWLGEATALLITAAVMVLVDYLVIGVGPRTLGRQHAYSLALGASLPLQAIGSLLGPISRLLILIGNAITPGKGFRNGPFASEIELREVVDLAGERGVVDADERRMIQSVFELDTTPAREVMVPRTEMVWIEAEKTAAQAMSLAVRSGHSRIPVVGENVDDILGVVYLKDLVPYADRGRKVKVRQVMRPAVFMPDSKTLDALLDEMQRRRNHMALLVDEYGGIAGLVTIEDILEEIVGEIADEYDKDEIAPIEQIGSDRFRVSARLPVDDLGELFDMKIEEEDVDTVGGLLAHALGRVPLPGSKAVIHGLQLKGEGGADARGRMRIHTVVVRPAEKTKSEPAARNPSGDAHEDGEADD
- the ybeY gene encoding rRNA maturation RNase YbeY; translated protein: MSIEIANESGIEVSEEELVSVARFVIGQMDVHPAAELSMVLVDLDTMADLHMRWMDLPGPTDVMSFPMDELEPGGRPDAAEPGPSMLGDIVLCPEFAAQQAEKAGHAMDHELALLTVHGVLHLLGYDHAEPEEEKEMFALQASLLEGWYEHVRQELRRAELADRDQRLLGKTGFTDTPGDPLGPA
- a CDS encoding PhoH family protein, with product MPTVGIGADGNGSGPAGRTVRSSIELAPESVFGFLGSADENLRELERLLIADIHVRGNSVTLTGKPADVALAERVVAQLVALTARNRVVTPEAVRHTYSMLTEGSSDSPAEVLSLDILSRRGKTIRPKTLNQKRYVDAIDAHTIVFGVGPAGTGKTYLAMAKAVQALQTKQVNRIILTRPAVEAGERLGFLPGTLNEKIDPYLRPLYDALHDMMDPEAIPKLMQAGVIEVAPLAYMRGRTLNDSFIILDEAQNTTAEQMKMFLTRLGFGSKIVVTGDITQVDLPNGSRSGLRAATEILHGLDDIHIAELTSADVVRHRLVGAIVDAYERFESETRPPAAVHYPGNRAQRRAASRGDRH
- a CDS encoding 16S rRNA (uracil(1498)-N(3))-methyltransferase; the protein is MAATVFYLDDIPEPGATAVLDGPEGRHAATVRRIRVGEALTLSDGHGILADSEVVAAAKDRLELKVLSKRVAEPWTPQVTVVQALPKSDRSELAVELMTEAGADAIVPWQALRCVSNWEAKARKGVEKWRAAAKQAARQSRRAYIPDVADLHTTRDLLELVRAAKANGALVAALHESGEFRLTEMSFEGVPEVILIVGPEGGLDDSELKALTDAGADVVQLGPTVLRTSTAAAVALGALGALTPRW
- the dnaJ gene encoding molecular chaperone DnaJ, giving the protein MARDYYALLGVAQGATDQEIKRAYRKLARELHPDVNPEPEAQEKFREVSTAYEVLSDPEKRRIVDLGGDPLESGGGMGGGFSGAGFGGLGDVFEAFFGGMNASGGGARKPRGRVQAGADSLLRTRLSLQECAVGVTKHLTVDTAILCDLCQGAGTNGNSKPVRCETCGGAGEVQTVQRSFLGQVMTSRPCPTCRGAGETIPDPCRKCGGDGRVRSRREIAAPIPAGVANGMRVRLAAQGEVGPGGGPAGDLYVEIVEQPHDTFVRDADDLHCTIRVPMVDAALGTTVVIDTILDGPVELTIPAGTQPGEASVLRGHGMPKLRANSRGDLIAHLDIVVPTKLDAKQADLLRKYKGMRVNEHTEVMTAQSEHNSGLFARLRASFSGR